The proteins below are encoded in one region of Aphelocoma coerulescens isolate FSJ_1873_10779 chromosome 4, UR_Acoe_1.0, whole genome shotgun sequence:
- the HAND2 gene encoding heart- and neural crest derivatives-expressed protein 2 gives MSLVGGFPHHPVVHHEGYPFAAAAAAAAAAATRCGHEENPYFHGWLISSHPEMSPPDYSMALSYSPEYANGAPGMDHSHYGGVPPGNGPPGLGGPRPVKRRGTANRKERRRTQSINSAFAELRECIPNVPADTKLSKIKTLRLATSYIAYLMDLLAKDDQNGEAEAFKAEIKKTDVKEEKRKKELNEILKSTVSSNDKKTKGRTGWPQHVWALELKQ, from the exons ATGAGTCTAGTGGGCGGCTTCCCCCACCACCCGGTGGTGCACCATGAGGGCTACCCTttcgctgccgccgccgctgccgctgccgccgccgccacccgcTGTGGCCACGAGGAGAACCCCTACTTCCACGGCTGGCTCATCAGCAGCCACCCGGAGATGTCCCCCCCCGACTACAGCATGGCTCTGTCCTACAGCCCTGAGTACGCCAACGGGGCGCCGGGCATGGACCACTCCCATTACGGGGGGGTGCCTCCCGGGAACGGCCCGCCCGGGCTCGGGGGGCCCCGGCCGGTGAAACGCAGGGGCACGGCGAACCGCAAGGAGCGGCGCAGGACTCAGAGCATCAACAGCGCCTTCGCGGAGCTGAGGGAGTGCATCCCCAACGTGCCCGCCGATACCAAGCTCTCCAAGATCAAAACCCTCCGTCTGGCCACCAGCTACATCGCCTACCTCATGGACCTGCTGGCGAAGGACGACCAGAACGGGGAGGCGGAGGCTTTCAAGGCTGAGATCAAGAAGACAGACgtgaaggaagagaaaaggaagaaagagctg AACGAAATCTTGAAAAGCACAGTTAGCAGCAACGATAAGAAAACCAAAGGGAGGACTGGCTGGCCGCAGCATGTCTGGGCTTTGGAGCTCAAGCAGTGA